A single Dasypus novemcinctus isolate mDasNov1 chromosome 4, mDasNov1.1.hap2, whole genome shotgun sequence DNA region contains:
- the CD200R1 gene encoding cell surface glycoprotein CD200 receptor 1, translated as MVYTWRTSDLWFLPILTVLVTECLSSGMDPVSPSHSLMEEKAKDNYTSDSAVSLLVDGKQMMQNSSRLPTEGNTSLLILVNAKVVLSCPHTAYTDLVVITWKIMLRDKPPCSIAYRKDKNETTGNNCTDERTSWASRPDQKPELQIDPVAITDDGYYLCELVTPNGNFHRGSHLHVLVPPEVTLFRRENRTAECKADAGKPAAQISWTPEGVCVPEEESWENGTVTVLSTCHWEGGNVSAVTCSVSHVTGNKTLTLELHPDANTSTQILQFILYPLIILPILGSICVLKINGCRKCKLKKTETTTVVEDEMQPYASYTEKNNPLYDTTNKAKTTPVLQNELMGLHT; from the exons AATGCCTAAGTTCAGGAATGGATCCTGTTTCACCAAGTCACAGTTTAATGGAAGAAAAAGCCAAAGACAACTACACTTCTG ATTCAGCAGTTAGTTTGTTAGTGGATGGAAAGCAGATGATGCAGAACAGTTCAAGACTTCCCACAGAAG GTAATACTTCACTGCTTATACTGGTGAACGCAAAGGTTGTACTCTCTTGTCCTCATACTGCATATACAGACCTGGTAGTAATAACGTGGAAAATAATGCTCAGAGACAAGCCTCCCTGCTCCATAGCTTACAGGAAAGATAAAAATGAGACCACGGGAAACAACTGCACTGATGAGAGAACAAGCTGGGCCTCCAGACCTGACCAGAAGCCTGAACTTCAGATTGACCCAGTGGCCATCACTGATGATGGATATTACCTGTGTGAGTTGGTAACACCTAATGGAAATTTCCATCGTGGCTCTCACCTCCACGTGTTGG TGCCCCCAGAGGTGACCCTGTTTCGAAGGGAGAATAGAACTGCGGAGTGCAAGGCAGATGCAGGGAAGCCAGCTGCACAGATCTCCTGGACCCCAGAGGGGGTCTGTGTCCCTGAGGAAGAATCTTGGGAAAATGGCACAGTGACTGTCCTGAGCACGTGCCACTGGGAGGGCGGCAATGTGTCTGCCGTGACCTGCTCTGTCTCCCATGTGACGGGCAACAAGACTCTGACCTTAGAACTGCATCCAG ATGCCAATACATCAACACAAATACTTCAGTTTATCTTGTATCCTCTTATTATCTTACCCATACTAGGATCCATTTGTGTTTTGAAAATCAATGGCTGCAG aaaatgtaaattgaaaaaaacagaaactactACAGTTGTTGAG GATGAAATGCAACCCTATGCTAGCTACACAGAGAAGAATAATCCACTCTATGATACTACAAATAAGGCAAAGACAACTCCAGTGCTACAAAATGAACTGATGGGTCTCCATACCTGA